One part of the Halobacteria archaeon AArc-dxtr1 genome encodes these proteins:
- a CDS encoding Lrp/AsnC family transcriptional regulator, with product MSEREVLELLRENARYETADIARMTDMEEAEVEATIEALEDAGVIHGYQAVVDWDALEDERVRAEVELNVRLDRETGYGDIAERLARFPQVTALRLVSGDYDFDMEVEGDSIREVSQFISEKVAPVPEITQTVTHYVMTSYKEHGIEFGDGDEDDRLSISP from the coding sequence ATGAGCGAACGCGAGGTTCTCGAACTACTCCGTGAGAACGCGCGGTACGAGACAGCCGACATCGCGCGAATGACCGATATGGAGGAGGCGGAGGTCGAGGCGACGATCGAGGCCTTAGAGGACGCCGGCGTCATCCACGGCTATCAGGCAGTCGTCGACTGGGACGCCTTAGAGGACGAACGCGTGCGCGCCGAGGTCGAACTCAACGTCCGCCTCGACCGCGAAACCGGCTACGGCGACATCGCAGAGCGTCTCGCACGATTTCCGCAGGTCACCGCCCTCAGACTCGTCAGTGGCGACTACGACTTCGATATGGAAGTCGAGGGCGACTCGATCCGCGAGGTCTCGCAGTTTATCAGCGAGAAGGTCGCACCCGTCCCCGAGATCACCCAGACGGTCACCCACTACGTGATGACCTCCTACAAAGAACACGGGATCGAGTTCGGCGATGGCGACGAGGACGATCGGCTCTCGATCTCTCCATGA
- a CDS encoding aminotransferase class I/II-fold pyridoxal phosphate-dependent enzyme: MTIELSDRVQSVGPSGIRRFFEIAEEREDVISLGVGEPDFATPWAARDAAIASLEQGKTSYTANRGKRELREAIAGYVDERFGLEYDPDDEILVTAGASEAVDLAFRAVVDPGDTVAVAQPSYISYGPGVTFAGGEVLPVPTREEDEFRLTVDALESAGAAEADVLVLCYPNNPTGAIMTRSELEPVADFARKHDLVVFADEIYAELTYVANDEPETASEQSASTTQKATGGTADHASIATLPGMAERTIVFNGFSKAHAMTGLRLGYALGPAEVIGAMNRIHQYTMLSAPTTPQYAAIEALDSCGPDVREMVSQYDRRRRYVLSRFREIGMPCFEAKGAFYVFPEVPGDWDAAEFAEALLREQGVAAVPGDVFGEGGAGHLRVSYATGLEDLRKALDRIEEFVNESA, translated from the coding sequence ATGACGATCGAGCTCTCGGATCGCGTCCAGTCCGTCGGTCCCTCCGGAATTCGGCGGTTCTTCGAGATCGCAGAGGAGCGCGAGGACGTTATCTCGCTTGGTGTCGGCGAACCCGACTTCGCGACACCGTGGGCCGCCCGCGACGCCGCGATCGCCTCTCTGGAGCAGGGAAAGACCTCCTACACCGCAAACCGCGGCAAGCGTGAGCTCCGCGAGGCGATCGCCGGTTACGTCGACGAGCGCTTCGGTCTCGAGTACGACCCCGACGACGAAATCCTCGTCACGGCCGGCGCCAGCGAGGCCGTGGACCTCGCCTTTCGTGCCGTTGTCGATCCCGGCGACACGGTCGCGGTCGCCCAGCCCTCCTACATCTCCTACGGGCCGGGTGTCACCTTTGCCGGCGGGGAGGTACTCCCCGTGCCGACCCGTGAGGAAGACGAGTTCAGACTGACCGTCGACGCGCTCGAATCGGCTGGGGCAGCCGAGGCGGACGTCCTTGTCCTCTGTTACCCGAACAACCCGACGGGGGCGATCATGACGCGATCGGAGTTAGAACCGGTCGCCGACTTCGCCCGCAAGCACGATCTGGTCGTCTTCGCCGACGAGATCTACGCGGAGTTGACCTACGTCGCCAACGACGAGCCGGAGACCGCCTCCGAGCAGTCAGCCAGCACGACCCAGAAAGCGACGGGAGGGACGGCAGATCACGCCTCCATCGCGACGCTTCCCGGGATGGCCGAGCGCACGATCGTCTTCAACGGCTTCTCGAAGGCCCACGCGATGACGGGACTGCGTCTGGGCTACGCGCTCGGGCCGGCCGAGGTCATCGGTGCGATGAACCGAATCCACCAGTATACCATGCTGTCGGCCCCTACGACGCCTCAGTACGCGGCTATCGAAGCACTCGACAGCTGCGGACCCGACGTCCGCGAGATGGTCTCCCAGTACGACCGGCGCCGACGATACGTTCTTTCGCGCTTTCGCGAGATCGGCATGCCCTGCTTCGAGGCGAAAGGTGCCTTCTACGTCTTTCCGGAGGTGCCAGGCGACTGGGACGCAGCCGAGTTCGCCGAAGCACTGTTGCGCGAGCAAGGCGTCGCCGCCGTCCCGGGTGACGTCTTCGGCGAGGGTGGGGCGGGACACCTCCGAGTCTCGTATGCGACTGGGCTCGAAGACCTTCGGAAAGCGCTCGACCGGATCGAGGAGTTCGTCAACGAGAGCGCGTAG
- a CDS encoding HalX domain-containing protein, with product MKSEDDESSETPSVVIAEDDRDLAELYATWLQDRCRVAPAYDGAGALAAIDRDTDVVVLDRQLPDLSGDSVLRAVRNREADCRVAMVTAVEPGFDIVEMGFDDYLVKPVSRDELRALIDQLLLRSTYDEQLQQFFSLVSKKATLDATKSDAEIDASQEYRRLEDELAVVRTDVDETVSELIETGAYRKLWREIAHKQIRS from the coding sequence GTGAAATCGGAAGATGACGAGTCGTCGGAGACGCCGTCGGTGGTGATCGCAGAGGACGACCGCGATCTCGCCGAGCTATACGCCACCTGGCTCCAGGACCGCTGTCGAGTTGCGCCAGCCTACGACGGTGCCGGGGCGCTCGCGGCGATCGACCGAGACACCGACGTCGTCGTGCTGGATCGCCAGCTCCCGGATCTCTCGGGCGACTCGGTGTTGCGTGCAGTTCGAAACCGCGAGGCAGACTGTCGGGTCGCGATGGTGACGGCCGTCGAACCCGGTTTCGATATCGTCGAGATGGGGTTCGACGACTACCTCGTCAAACCAGTGTCACGAGACGAGCTTCGGGCGCTAATCGACCAGCTGCTGCTCCGGTCGACGTACGACGAGCAGCTCCAGCAGTTTTTTTCTCTCGTCTCGAAGAAGGCAACGCTCGACGCGACCAAATCCGACGCCGAGATCGATGCGAGCCAGGAGTACCGCCGACTGGAGGACGAACTCGCGGTCGTCCGCACTGATGTGGATGAAACAGTCAGCGAACTCATCGAGACAGGCGCCTATCGGAAGCTCTGGCGGGAGATCGCACACAAGCAGATCCGGAGCTAG
- the purL gene encoding phosphoribosylformylglycinamidine synthase subunit PurL gives MSLADSDRELVVAELGREPTPAEAALFENLWSEHCAYRSSRPLLSAFDSEGEQVVVGPGDDAAVVALPSDGDEDSDTYITLGIESHNHPSYVDPFDGAATGVGGIVRDTLSMGAYPVALADSLYFGEFDEEHSQYLLDGVVEGISHYGNCIGVPTVAGSVDFHPDYEGNPLVNVACVGLTDEERLVTAVAQEPGNKLVLVGNATGRDGLGGASFASEDLAEDAETEDRPAVQVGDPYAEKLLIEANEVLVEEQLVESARDLGAAGLGGASSELVAKGGLGADIELERVHQREPNMNALEILLAESQERMCYEVAPENVDRVAEIADRFDLGCSVIGEVTDGNYTCTFDDPETGERETVVDVDAYFLGEGAPMNDLPDEDPETPETDLPDTDLEEAFETVVSSPNTASKRWIYRQYDHEVGVRTSVGPGDDAAVIAVREAEQGLAISSGAAPNWTSAAPYEGARAVALENATNLAAKGATPLAAVDCLNGGNPEKPDVYGGFRAIVDGLADMCESLSTPVVGGNVSLYNDSVTGPIPPTPTLAVVGTKDGYDAPPQTVESDGTLLLVGDTGLETGDAPLGGSEYLAQFGGSDRFPALPEDPAALVETLAAVADDEATAAVHDVSHGGLAVALAEMVSPAAGLSVEVPVAGDQAAAALFSEQPGRALIQTRDPDSVREAFDGIAPVVELGSATDGGSLQIAIGEETIEADAAEIQQLRQTIERALE, from the coding sequence ATGAGTCTTGCCGATTCGGACCGCGAACTCGTCGTCGCGGAGCTCGGACGGGAGCCGACGCCGGCCGAGGCGGCCCTGTTCGAAAACCTCTGGAGTGAACACTGCGCGTACCGCTCCTCGCGACCCCTGCTGTCAGCGTTTGACAGCGAGGGCGAACAGGTCGTCGTTGGACCCGGTGACGACGCGGCGGTCGTCGCACTGCCCAGCGATGGAGACGAAGACAGTGACACCTACATCACGCTTGGTATCGAGAGCCACAACCACCCCTCCTACGTCGACCCGTTTGACGGCGCCGCGACCGGTGTCGGCGGTATCGTCCGCGACACGCTCTCGATGGGCGCCTACCCAGTCGCACTTGCGGACTCCCTGTACTTCGGCGAGTTCGACGAGGAACACTCCCAGTATCTTCTGGATGGTGTTGTCGAGGGAATCAGCCACTATGGAAACTGCATCGGCGTCCCGACCGTGGCCGGCAGCGTCGACTTCCACCCCGACTACGAGGGGAACCCCCTGGTAAACGTCGCCTGCGTCGGGCTCACCGACGAGGAACGGCTCGTCACCGCTGTCGCCCAGGAGCCGGGCAACAAGCTGGTGCTCGTCGGCAATGCGACCGGCCGCGATGGCCTGGGCGGCGCCAGCTTCGCCAGCGAGGACTTGGCGGAGGACGCCGAGACCGAAGATCGCCCCGCAGTCCAGGTCGGCGACCCCTACGCCGAGAAGCTCCTGATCGAGGCCAACGAGGTCCTCGTCGAGGAGCAACTCGTCGAGTCCGCACGGGACCTCGGGGCGGCCGGCCTCGGCGGCGCCTCGAGCGAACTGGTCGCCAAGGGCGGCCTCGGCGCCGACATCGAACTCGAGCGCGTCCACCAGCGCGAGCCGAACATGAATGCCTTGGAGATCCTGCTCGCCGAGTCCCAGGAGCGGATGTGCTACGAGGTCGCGCCCGAAAATGTCGATCGCGTCGCCGAAATCGCCGACCGCTTCGATCTCGGCTGTTCGGTCATCGGCGAGGTCACCGACGGGAACTACACCTGCACGTTCGACGATCCCGAGACCGGCGAGCGCGAGACCGTGGTCGACGTCGACGCCTACTTCCTCGGGGAGGGCGCGCCGATGAACGACCTCCCGGACGAGGATCCCGAGACACCCGAGACGGACCTACCCGACACCGATCTCGAGGAGGCGTTCGAGACGGTCGTCTCGAGCCCGAACACGGCCTCGAAGCGGTGGATCTACCGCCAGTACGATCACGAGGTCGGCGTCCGCACGAGCGTGGGTCCGGGCGACGACGCAGCAGTGATCGCCGTCAGGGAAGCCGAGCAGGGGCTCGCCATCTCCTCGGGTGCGGCACCCAACTGGACGAGCGCTGCACCCTACGAGGGTGCGCGTGCGGTCGCCTTGGAGAACGCGACGAACCTCGCCGCAAAGGGGGCGACGCCGCTGGCTGCCGTCGACTGCCTCAACGGGGGCAACCCCGAGAAGCCTGACGTCTACGGTGGCTTCCGGGCCATCGTTGACGGGCTGGCAGACATGTGCGAGTCGCTCTCGACGCCGGTCGTCGGCGGCAACGTCTCGCTGTACAACGACTCGGTGACGGGCCCGATCCCACCGACACCGACGCTCGCCGTGGTCGGCACCAAAGACGGCTACGACGCGCCGCCCCAGACGGTCGAATCCGACGGAACGCTCCTGCTCGTCGGTGACACTGGTCTCGAAACCGGGGACGCACCGCTGGGTGGCTCCGAGTATCTGGCGCAGTTCGGCGGCAGCGACCGGTTCCCGGCACTGCCCGAGGATCCGGCAGCGCTGGTCGAGACGCTCGCGGCCGTCGCAGATGACGAGGCGACGGCGGCGGTCCACGACGTGAGCCACGGCGGGCTCGCGGTCGCACTCGCGGAGATGGTCTCGCCGGCAGCCGGCCTCTCGGTCGAGGTTCCGGTTGCTGGCGACCAGGCGGCCGCCGCGCTCTTTTCGGAACAGCCCGGTCGCGCGTTGATTCAGACGCGTGACCCCGACTCGGTCCGCGAGGCGTTCGACGGGATCGCACCGGTTGTCGAACTCGGCTCGGCGACCGACGGCGGTAGCCTGCAGATCGCAATCGGCGAAGAAACGATCGAGGCCGACGCCGCGGAGATCCAGCAGTTGCGACAGACGATCGAGCGAGCACTCGAGTAA
- a CDS encoding PHP domain-containing protein, which translates to MLSVELHVHSSLSYDGRDPVELILEQAAAIGLDAIAVTDHDEIDASLEAVERAPEYGLVAIPGMEVSSKAGHILGLGIDEPVSPGLPYERTIETIRDRGGIAVIPHPYQESRHGVMARISRDQLAEADAIEVYNSRLLTGRANRQAERFARARGLPMTAGSDAHISEMVGQAVTRVDAPEPTPDAILAAIREGETSVEGKRTPWRISFRQAAGGVTRRLRKGVGEFIP; encoded by the coding sequence GTGCTGTCGGTCGAACTCCACGTTCACTCGTCGCTCTCGTACGACGGTCGGGATCCGGTCGAACTCATCTTAGAGCAGGCCGCAGCGATCGGACTCGACGCCATCGCGGTCACCGACCACGACGAGATCGACGCCAGCCTCGAGGCGGTCGAGCGCGCTCCCGAGTACGGACTCGTCGCCATTCCGGGTATGGAGGTCTCGAGCAAAGCGGGACACATCCTCGGACTGGGGATCGACGAGCCCGTTTCGCCCGGCCTCCCCTACGAGCGAACCATCGAGACGATCCGCGATCGGGGCGGAATCGCCGTCATCCCCCACCCCTACCAAGAGTCACGCCACGGCGTCATGGCACGGATCAGCCGCGACCAGTTAGCCGAGGCCGACGCGATCGAGGTGTACAACTCGCGGCTCTTGACCGGTCGTGCGAACCGACAAGCCGAGCGATTCGCACGGGCCCGAGGCCTCCCGATGACCGCCGGTAGCGACGCTCACATCAGCGAGATGGTCGGACAGGCGGTCACGCGCGTCGATGCCCCGGAGCCGACGCCGGACGCGATTCTCGCGGCGATCCGAGAGGGGGAAACCTCGGTCGAGGGGAAGCGAACGCCCTGGCGGATCAGCTTCCGCCAGGCTGCCGGCGGCGTCACGCGCCGTCTGCGAAAGGGCGTCGGAGAGTTCATCCCATGA
- a CDS encoding asparagine synthase-related protein, with the protein MTLRGADPTLVRAALDTGGPFPGTIGFAGRIDDLLVRDVLGRVPLYVDAASVADADRSPDDAWAFEPGSLDEPALVPAGTTISVTDGRPTAADATRRWVLPDLTPEPDPNRSLAALSDAIDTAASTVSSDSSGESSAGDGTAEASSADQTVATGSANRTAVAFSGGVDSALVAALLDVPLYVVGFPDSHDVKAARSAAAAMGRDLTVVSLEPADLERAVPRVARAIGRTNAMDVSIALPLFLLAERVAADGFDRLALGQGADELFGGYEKVVHLDHRVEADTVRGAVRESIATIPEQLPRDVSAVRAGGVEPVVPLLHDAVVTAALALPEELLADETERKKALRAVAGDYLPTEIVTRDKKALQYGSLVNRELDRLARQAGYKRRIGDHVRKYITARLDSA; encoded by the coding sequence ATGACGCTACGCGGCGCCGATCCGACGCTCGTTCGAGCCGCACTGGATACTGGGGGTCCCTTCCCCGGGACGATCGGATTCGCCGGCCGGATCGACGATCTCCTCGTTCGCGACGTTCTCGGCAGAGTCCCGTTGTACGTCGACGCCGCGAGCGTGGCAGATGCCGATCGTTCGCCAGACGATGCGTGGGCGTTCGAGCCGGGTTCGCTCGATGAGCCAGCGCTCGTTCCGGCTGGGACCACCATCTCCGTCACGGACGGTCGACCGACGGCCGCGGACGCGACCCGTCGCTGGGTGCTTCCCGACCTGACCCCTGAGCCGGATCCGAATCGTTCCCTCGCAGCTCTCTCGGATGCGATCGACACCGCTGCCTCGACCGTCAGCTCGGATTCGAGCGGTGAGAGCAGTGCCGGCGATGGGACCGCGGAGGCCAGTTCCGCGGACCAGACTGTGGCGACGGGCTCCGCCAATCGGACCGCGGTCGCCTTCTCCGGCGGCGTCGACTCCGCGCTCGTCGCGGCGCTTCTCGATGTGCCCCTCTACGTCGTTGGCTTCCCGGACAGCCACGACGTCAAGGCGGCCCGGAGCGCGGCCGCGGCGATGGGTCGAGACCTGACCGTGGTCTCCCTCGAGCCGGCGGATCTGGAACGTGCCGTCCCACGGGTCGCGCGAGCGATCGGCCGGACGAACGCAATGGACGTCTCGATCGCCCTCCCGCTCTTTTTGCTCGCCGAACGCGTCGCCGCAGACGGCTTCGATCGACTCGCGCTCGGACAGGGTGCCGACGAACTCTTCGGCGGCTACGAGAAGGTCGTCCACCTCGACCACCGCGTCGAGGCCGACACCGTTCGCGGGGCGGTCCGGGAGAGTATCGCCACGATCCCCGAGCAGCTACCGCGAGACGTCTCCGCGGTTCGAGCCGGGGGCGTCGAACCGGTGGTCCCGCTGCTTCACGACGCCGTCGTAACCGCGGCACTTGCGCTCCCCGAGGAGTTGCTGGCCGACGAGACAGAACGGAAGAAGGCGCTTCGGGCCGTTGCTGGCGACTATCTCCCAACCGAGATCGTAACCCGCGACAAGAAAGCGCTGCAGTACGGCAGTCTCGTCAACCGAGAGCTCGACCGATTGGCTCGCCAGGCCGGCTACAAGCGCCGTATCGGCGACCACGTGAGGAAGTATATTACTGCCCGACTTGACTCAGCTTGA
- a CDS encoding DUF4399 domain-containing protein → MDRLRPTRRGFGALVALGALGLSGCLDDDEADDMDDEADDMDDEADDMDDEADDMDDENDDVDVDDQPDDAAAMFVVPEDGETVTSPVEIEADVENVDLAPAGEAVVGEGHLHVLVDQDCFDDGETIPGPSDDAEDDGIFHWGDGQSEGELDLEPGEYDLCLQLGDGPHRAFGETDEITITVEDE, encoded by the coding sequence ATGGACCGACTCCGACCGACGCGACGGGGCTTCGGTGCGCTCGTAGCCCTCGGTGCACTGGGATTGAGCGGCTGTCTTGACGACGACGAGGCCGACGATATGGATGACGAGGCCGACGACATGGATGACGAGGCCGACGACATGGATGACGAGGCCGACGACATGGATGACGAGAACGACGACGTCGACGTCGATGATCAGCCCGACGACGCGGCGGCGATGTTCGTCGTCCCTGAGGACGGCGAGACGGTTACCTCACCGGTCGAAATCGAGGCCGACGTCGAAAACGTCGACCTCGCGCCGGCCGGCGAAGCAGTCGTCGGGGAGGGCCACCTACACGTCCTCGTCGATCAGGACTGTTTCGACGACGGTGAGACCATTCCAGGCCCAAGCGACGACGCCGAGGACGACGGAATCTTCCACTGGGGGGACGGCCAGTCCGAGGGCGAACTGGACCTCGAACCCGGCGAGTACGACCTGTGTCTTCAGCTCGGCGATGGTCCCCACCGCGCATTCGGCGAAACCGACGAGATAACTATCACTGTCGAAGACGAATAG
- a CDS encoding Mrp/NBP35 family ATP-binding protein, whose product MSITEHELTIELEGVEDPQLGEDIVSLGLINDLRIEDETARISLAFNAPYAPAEMEIGNRIREVVSEAGLTADLRARVDASMGFDEDVLPNVRNVIAVASGKGGVGKTTVAANLAAGLEARGAMVGILDADIHGPNVPRILPIEGEPGVTPNENLVPPRSDGVRIMSMGFMMEEEDDPAILRGPMVNKFMMKFLEGVEWGRLDYLIVDLPPGTGDASLNLLQSMPVNGAVIVSTPQEMALDDTRKGLNMFQKHDTPIVGVVENMSTFICPSCDDEHELFGSGGVERIAEDFDVPVLSRIPMHSDFGADGTDGAVAKNEESQVYDAVNDFVGAAADRVGEINRRQVADARSDATGNAVPTELDG is encoded by the coding sequence ATGAGCATCACCGAACACGAACTCACGATCGAGCTGGAAGGGGTCGAGGATCCACAACTCGGCGAGGATATCGTCTCGCTCGGGTTGATCAACGATCTTCGGATCGAAGACGAGACCGCGCGGATCTCGCTTGCGTTTAACGCACCGTACGCACCCGCCGAGATGGAGATCGGCAACCGGATCCGCGAGGTCGTTTCAGAGGCCGGACTCACGGCGGACCTCCGGGCTCGCGTCGACGCCAGCATGGGATTCGACGAGGACGTCCTCCCGAACGTTCGCAACGTCATCGCCGTCGCCTCCGGGAAGGGTGGCGTCGGGAAGACGACCGTCGCGGCCAACCTCGCCGCCGGGCTCGAGGCCCGCGGCGCGATGGTCGGTATTTTAGACGCAGACATTCACGGCCCGAACGTTCCCCGCATTCTGCCGATCGAGGGCGAACCCGGCGTCACACCTAACGAGAACCTCGTCCCGCCGCGCTCCGACGGCGTCCGTATCATGAGTATGGGCTTCATGATGGAAGAAGAAGACGACCCCGCCATCCTGCGCGGACCGATGGTCAACAAGTTCATGATGAAGTTCTTAGAGGGCGTCGAGTGGGGCCGACTCGACTATCTCATCGTCGACCTCCCACCGGGGACCGGTGACGCCTCGCTGAACCTGCTGCAGTCGATGCCGGTAAACGGCGCGGTGATCGTCTCGACGCCCCAGGAGATGGCCCTAGACGACACCCGCAAGGGGCTGAACATGTTCCAGAAGCACGATACGCCGATCGTCGGCGTCGTCGAGAACATGAGCACGTTCATCTGTCCAAGCTGTGACGACGAGCACGAACTGTTCGGTAGTGGCGGTGTCGAGCGCATCGCCGAGGACTTCGACGTCCCCGTCCTGAGCCGGATTCCGATGCATTCGGACTTCGGTGCCGACGGCACCGACGGCGCCGTCGCAAAGAACGAGGAGAGTCAGGTCTACGACGCGGTCAACGACTTCGTCGGCGCCGCCGCCGATCGGGTTGGCGAGATCAACCGCCGGCAGGTTGCCGACGCCAGAAGCGACGCGACCGGCAACGCGGTTCCGACAGAACTCGACGGCTGA
- a CDS encoding transposase — protein sequence MKRTNTFAVRPLSNDGEQLLRDLLDASAALWNEVNYERLMRYNDEDGFEGDVWDADTGALGGKYKGVLGASTAQQVIRKNSEAWRGFFDTKNKYHDKSDTSVTEHPKPPGFRGNEDDGRRLKGVIRNTSYTVEWGDCSRLEILVGSELKDRYDHTGRLRLEIAGEPNWPDYEKQGRLDLWYDDTDSTFRASQPVTVSDDARDTPLASEKAALDLGANNLVACTTKTGEQYLYEGRGLFQRFRETTREISRLQSKLREGRYSSQRIRRLYRKRTRRRDHAQEALCRDLLERLYENGVDTVYVGGLTDVLETHWSVETNAKTHNFWAFKQFIERLACTAEEYGISVEVRSEAWTSQECPQCGSKDRTTRHQDTLTCPCGFEGYADLTASKTFLERQTEQAVRPMARPVRFEWDDHDWSESPRSHRPKEQRTDPSTVHRDGNVASGES from the coding sequence ATGAAGCGTACCAACACGTTCGCCGTGCGACCGCTCTCCAACGATGGTGAGCAACTGCTACGGGACCTGTTGGACGCTTCCGCCGCTCTCTGGAACGAAGTCAACTACGAGCGCCTCATGCGGTATAACGACGAAGACGGCTTCGAGGGCGATGTTTGGGACGCCGATACCGGCGCTCTCGGAGGGAAATACAAAGGCGTGCTTGGCGCGTCCACTGCCCAACAGGTGATACGGAAAAACAGCGAAGCGTGGCGCGGGTTCTTCGACACGAAGAACAAGTACCACGACAAGTCGGATACGTCGGTCACGGAACACCCTAAGCCCCCAGGATTCCGTGGCAACGAGGACGATGGGCGGCGACTCAAAGGCGTCATTCGCAACACGTCGTACACCGTCGAATGGGGCGACTGCTCTCGACTGGAGATCTTGGTCGGGAGCGAACTGAAAGACCGATACGACCACACCGGGCGGCTCCGCCTGGAGATCGCCGGAGAACCAAACTGGCCCGACTACGAGAAGCAGGGCCGGTTGGACCTGTGGTACGACGACACTGATAGCACCTTCCGAGCTTCGCAACCCGTGACTGTTTCTGATGATGCACGGGACACTCCACTGGCCTCAGAGAAGGCCGCTCTGGACCTTGGTGCGAACAATCTCGTTGCCTGTACCACCAAGACCGGCGAACAATACCTATACGAGGGCCGCGGGTTGTTTCAACGATTCCGTGAGACGACGCGAGAAATATCCCGGTTGCAGTCCAAACTACGGGAAGGCCGATACAGTAGCCAACGCATTCGGAGACTGTACCGGAAACGGACACGTCGCCGCGACCACGCACAAGAAGCACTGTGTCGTGACCTGCTCGAACGACTCTACGAGAACGGCGTGGACACGGTGTATGTCGGTGGCTTGACCGATGTACTCGAAACGCACTGGTCGGTCGAAACGAACGCCAAGACACACAACTTCTGGGCGTTCAAGCAGTTCATCGAGCGACTGGCGTGTACCGCTGAAGAATATGGTATCTCGGTCGAGGTGCGGTCGGAAGCGTGGACGAGCCAAGAGTGTCCGCAGTGCGGGTCGAAAGACCGGACTACACGGCACCAGGACACGCTTACCTGCCCGTGTGGATTCGAGGGGTACGCTGACCTCACGGCGTCAAAGACGTTCTTAGAGCGGCAGACAGAACAGGCAGTCAGGCCGATGGCACGGCCCGTGCGGTTCGAGTGGGACGACCACGACTGGTCGGAGTCACCACGCTCTCACCGTCCCAAAGAACAGCGCACAGACCCGAGTACCGTCCACCGTGACGGGAATGTTGCCTCCGGGGAATCGTAG